From Cannabis sativa cultivar Pink pepper isolate KNU-18-1 chromosome 8, ASM2916894v1, whole genome shotgun sequence, a single genomic window includes:
- the LOC133030143 gene encoding uncharacterized protein LOC133030143 yields the protein MCELKDEVFRLDLKVNSAKELLLKVLSTYLGKGTMNEVLEIPETSKVQRSLSFNGETEKKDDVGVEEKDGEGTKDKLEEDVDDVESLPSLNLSEDKVVVPTEVVVSDESFEVMKFWGEDLPAIVKEEVEQTVKDDFDDAAFERFKESGGKVIGLFTVKKGYSNQQYEFFRYIFSSANDPSEVLAHFGKVEVERRFFKCMKPETDISNSVIDCFAQIMNFREKKRNDIGTKRTWFMPTRISV from the exons ATGTGTGAGTTGAAAGATGAGGTCTTCCGGCTTGATTTGAAGGTGAACAGCGCAAAAGAGCTGTTACTGAAGGTACTCTCCACTTACCTTGGGAAGGGGACTATGAATGAAGTGTTGGAGATACCTGAGACGAGCAAAGTTCAGCGCTCGCTTTCGTTCAACGGGGAGACCGAGAAGAAGGATGACGTGGGTGTCGAGGAAAAGGATGGTGAGGGGACGAAGGATAAATTGGAAGAGGATGTTGATGATGTAGAGAGTCTCCCTTCACTTAATCTATCTGAAGACAAGGTCGTTGTTCCAACTGAGGTGGTTGTTTCTGATGAGTCGTTTGAGGTTATGAAATTTTGGGGAGAAGATCTCCCCGCTATTGTAAAAGAGGAAGTTGAGCAGACCGTGAaggatgattttgatgatgCTGCGTTCGAAAGATTCAAAGAATCTGGAGGGAAGGTGATTGGTCTGTTCACTGTGAAGAAGGGTTACTCAAATCAACAGTACGAGTTCTTCCGTTACATTTTCTCTAGCGCCAATGATCCGAG TGAAGTGTTAGCCCATTTTGGGAAGGTTGAGGTCGAGCGGAGGTTTTTCAAATGCATGAAACCGGAGACCGATATATCAAACAGT GTCATTGATTGCTTTGCTCAAATCATGAATTTTCGAGAGAAGAAGCGCAACGACATTGGAACAAAGAGAACTTGGTTTATGCCCACCAGAATTTCGGTatga